The following coding sequences lie in one Apium graveolens cultivar Ventura chromosome 1, ASM990537v1, whole genome shotgun sequence genomic window:
- the LOC141668646 gene encoding serine--glyoxylate aminotransferase-like, which produces MDYFNAPGRNHLFVPGPVNIPEQVLRAMNRNNEDYRSPAIPAMTKSLLEDVKQIFKTTSGTPFLFPTTGTGAWESALTNTLSPGDRTVSFLIGQFSLLWIDQQQRLNFNVDVIESDWGQGANLEILASKLAEDTAHTIKAICIVHNETATGVTNNLATVRKILDHYQHPALFLVDGVSSICALDFRMDEWGVDVALTGSQKALSLPTGLGIVCASPKALEATKTAKSVRVFFDWKDYLKFYKMGTYWPYTPSIQLLYGLRAALDLIFEEGLDNVIARHTRLATATRLAVEAWGLKNCTQKDEWFSDTVTAVMVPPYIDSSEVVRRAWKRYNLSLGLGLNKVAGKVFRIGHLGNLNELQLLGCLAGVEMILKDVGYSVQLGSGVAAASAYLQNSMPMIPSRI; this is translated from the exons CCAGCCATTCCAGCAATGACAAAGTCCTTACTTGAGGATGTCAAGCAGATCTTTAAGACTACTTCAGGAACCCCGTTCCTTTTTCCAACCACAG GTACTGGTGCTTGGGAAAGTGCATTGACAAACACGCTGTCTCCTGGAGATCGAACTGTGTCTTTTCTCATTGGTCAGTTCAGTTTGCTTTGGATTGATCAACAGCAACGCCTCAACTTCAACGTTGATGTCATCGAAAGTGACTGGGGACAGGGTGCCAACCTTGAAATTTTGGCGTCAAAACTTGCTGAGGATACTGCACATACTATCAAGGCTATCTGCATTGTGCACAATGAGACAGCTACTGGTGTTACCAACAATTTGGCTACAGTTCGAAAAATTCTTG ATCACTACCAGCATCCAGCACTTTTTCTTGTTGATGGGGTGTCCTCTATATGTGCACTCGATTTCCGCATGGATGAATGGGGTGTGGATGTGGCTTTAACTGGCTCCCAGAAAGCTCTTTCTCTTCCTACTGGATTGGGAATTGTTTGTGCAAGCCCCAAAGCTCTTGAAGCAACCAAAACTGCAAAATCAGTCAGAGTTTTCTTTGACTGGAAAGACTACTTGAAGTTCTATAAGATGGGAACATATTGGCCATACACTCCTTCAATTCAACTTTTATATGGGCTAAGAGCAGCACTTGATCTTATTTTCGAGGAAGGACTTGATAACGTAATTGCAAGGCACACTCGCCTTGCCACAGCAACAAG GCTTGCTGTGGAGGCGTGGGGGTTGAAAAACTGCACTCAGAAGGATGAATGGTTTAGTGATACAGTTACTGCAGTTATGGTACCTCCATACATTGATAGTTCAGAAGTTGTTAGAAGGGCATGGAAACGATACAACTTGAGCTTAGGACTTGGACTTAACAAAGTAGCAGGAAAGGTTTTCAGGATAGGTCATCTGGGAAACCTAAATGAG TTGCAACTGCTGGGCTGTCTTGCAGGTgtggagatgattcttaaggatgttggttactcAGTACAACTTGGAAGTGGAGTTGCTGCTGCTTCGGCATACTTACAGAACAGCATGCCAATGATTCCATCCAGGATCTGA